The region TTCTGAAGTGTAAAAAGTTGTGGGTGTCCTCATCGGACTCGTATTGATTCAGGCTCCAGATAAAGATATTCAAagacagaaaatgtttctgacaGTAGGCCTTGCCCAAGGTGTGTTGGTTTGGGTGAAGTGCCAGATGGATGTTGAAAGCTgctgatgtgtgtatgtgagccGTTTCATCAATCACGCATGGTTGCACAGTGGATTTTGTGTCGGCTACAACCTGTTGCAGAGATCTAAGAATTGTGACCAATTGACCAACACAAATCACAAAATATGTCAAAACTAGTGACACTATCCACAGATCccctctcttatttgcaaatggaaaaaCCATCTCTTACTTAAAACATGCAAGTCAAAATGAAACATACTAGTGTTCAGGTTTAGCCCCAGTtaatacaaacccaattccaaaaaagttaggacactgtacaaattgtgagtaaaaaaggaatggaataatttacaaatctcaaacttatttaattcacaatagaatataaataacatattgaatgtagaaagtgagacattttgtaatgtcatgccaaatattggctcattttggatttcatgagagctatacattccaaaaaagttgggacaggtagcaataagaggccggaaaagttaaatgtacagataaggaaaagttggaggaccaatttgcaacttattatgtcaattggcaacatgattgggtataaaaagagcctctcagagtggcagtgtctctcagaagtcaagatgggcagaggatcaccaattcccccaatgctgcggcgaaaaatagtggagcaatatcagaaaggagtttctcagagaaaaatttcaaagagtttgaagttatcatctacagtgcataatatcatccaaagattcagagaatcaggaacaatctctgtgcgtaagggtcaaggccggaaaaccatactggatgcctgtgatattcaggccctcagacggcactgcatcacatacaggaatgatactgtaatggaaatcacacgggctcaggaacacttccagaaaacattgtcggtgaacacaatccgtgccattcgccgttgccggctaaaactctataggtaaaaaaagaagccgtatctaaacaggatccagaggcgcaggcgttttctctgggccaaggatcatttaaaatggactgtggcaaagtggcaAAGtgtctgtggtcagactaatcaaaatttgaagttcattttggaaaactgggacgccatgtcatccggactaaagaggacaaggacaacccaagttgttatcagcgctcagttcaagCCTgtatctctgatggtatggggttgcatgagtgcgtgtggcatgggcagcctacacatctggaaaggcaccatcaatgctgacagttatatccaagttctagaacaacatatcctcccatccagacgtcgctctttcagggaagaccttgtattttccaacatgacaatgctaGACCACatcatcaattacaatgtcatggctgcatagaagaaggatccgggtactgaaatggccagcctgcagtccagatctttcacccatagaaaacatttagcgcatcataaagaggaaggtgcgacaaagaagacctaagacagttgagcaactagaagcctgtattagacaagaacgggacaacattcctattcataaacttgagcaacttgtctcttcagtccccagatgtttgcagtctgttataaaaagaagaggggatgccacacagtggtaaacatggccttgtcccaacttttttgagatgtgttgatgccatgaaatttaaaatcaacttatttttcccttaaagtgatacattttctcagtttaaacatttgatatgtcatctatgttgtattctgaataaaatatagaaatttgaaacttccacatcattgccttctgtttttattcacaattgtacagtgtcccaaaatttggaatcgggtttgtaaatgtCTGgtgtggcaattctaaatgataACATTCATAAGCTGTCTGGATAAACACATCCAGCTCCAGAAGAAACTACCACAAGTTTTAATTGAGCTTTTTCGACGTGAATGAAAGCCAACCAAATTAGCTTGCACGATTTTTGTCCTATACCCATGTTTTTAAACAATCCCGTTTTATTTCTTAATGATACAGAATAGCAGCAGATGTTACTAGACTATAAAAATAGTGTCGTTTATTTACACAGCAACTGACAGAGGTTAAAACCGTCCCTTATGCACAATGGTCCTCTGCAGCTGGTTCTTTCCCAGCCTGCCGGTCAGGGTGTAAGGCCAAGTGAATGGTAGCTGGTTCAACCTGATTCAATGTCCTATCGTTATCAATTCAATTAACATGTCTTTGTCCTGTCTCTTTTCCCAGCTTCCCTCTATGGAATAAGGCTTTATGCTAATATAGCCACTATTCTAATGTAGTCAAGTGGATGGGAAGGCCAGTTTCATTGACTGATCCTGCCAGATGAACATGGTCAAGGAATTACAACATCCATCAGATAATTTACTACCTTAACGTGGAAACTGACTCAATGGCGCAATCAACGCAGGATGAGATACAGTAATAGCAGATTAACAGAACAGCCCTCTAAACAATTCTGAAATAATACTCCCTTTGATATTCTATTCTAAAAACATTTCCCTGATATGACAGAAAAGTATTCAAAACTAAACATGAAATTAACTGCGGTTTCCCTGGTGAAGCCCCTTTCAGACCAGACGGGCCCATAAGGCAGTTACCCTTAGCTCCTGAAACGCTGCTCCAGAGAAGAAGATCCCAATGACGCCACTAACCTTTGACTTGACAACTTTGCTAACATTCTCCTTCAGGGCCGCCTCCACAGCCGTCAGCTTAGCAGCGATCGTGTTACTCATCTGGGCAGTAACAGGCTCAAGACTCTTAGTGATAGCTGTGAAGCAGTAAGTTCAAACAGTTACCTGTTAGCGTTTCTACACAGTAAAATATCATTTgatggaaactgagaaataaGTTAGACAGGAAAGGGAGGTATGCTGACTAGGAGGAACGGTCTTCTTCATCTCCTCTCGGAGAGTCTTGTCCAGCCGGGTACACAGGGTGTTGCTGAGAGTCTGAGCCAGCTGCTGGGAGAGATGCTCCTGGAGCTGCTGGTTACGACTGTGGTCTTCTGTTAGTATCCTCTCCATTCTCCTCTCTGATAACAACCAGAGTCAAGGAGCAGGCACACGGGCACAGAGCAGGCACACGGGCACAGAGCAGGCACACGGGCACAGAGCAGGCACACGGGCACAGAGCAGGCACACGGGCACAGAGCAGGCACACGGGCACAGAGCAGGCACACGGGCACAGAGTGTGCTGGGTTGATGAGGTGCTTCTGCAACAAAGCCACGGTCTTAAGcatattattaaaaaacaacTGCGTACATGGAACTCCATTTAAATTACAATACTTCATAACCCTACCCTATATAGGAGCAGGCTCATACCCAACAACATACCATACCAAACTATGGGTTCTAACTCATCCCGGGGTCAAGGATACGTTCGTGCTCCTGCTGGCTGACCATGACATGCTCCACACGGGCAAGGATAAAGCTCTGCACAGTGTCCATGTGGCCAGTCACCCTCTGCAGCAACTCCAGCTGACTCTGACGGAGTTCCTCCAGCCCCCTCTGCTGGTTACGCAACAGCATCAGCAGCTCTTCCTGGGCCTCGGGGTTCACCGGCTATAGGTCAACAGataacagaggtatttacaggaGACCTTGGCATCGACGCAAACcagtgaaaatgtataatgGGCCTATATTGTAAACGGTGGGCACTCATCCTGATGTAAGTTTTACAATCAGAAGGCAGGACAAAAATAAACAGGATCCTCCGGGAGGAGAGACAACATACctgatgatggtgatggtggtgctCAGGCTGCCGGGACTGAGAAACATCCCTAAAAAGGAAGAGGCCATTAGACATCACAGAATGTTCACCACGAGGGTTACCACAGAATGCTCACCACGAGGGTTACCACAGAATGTTCACCACGAGGGTTACCACAGAATGTTCACCACGAGGGTTACCACAGAATGTTCACCACGAGGGTTACCACAGAATGTTCACCACGAGGGTTACCACAGAATGTTCACCACGAGGGTTACCACAGACTTCAGAGACATCACTTACCCCTCATCTTTTTTACTCTTCCTTTTTAGTTTGGGGGAACCCCTGGGAGAAGACTTCCACTCTTTGACGGGCAGTCTGTGAGAAGAAGATCTGGTGCCACAGTTCCCAGAGGACGATGCTAGACTGGCCACCTCGTCGTCATGGTCACTGTATTACAGGAAAACAAAAAGATATTAAATGCCTACAGTAGATGTCAGGCAACAAACTTGGTTCACTCCACAGGTAACTAACAGATTATCACGCCACAGATGATATGCTAAATCAGAACAAAGAACCTGAATCAAGCACCAACTTAAAAAACAGGAAATACAGCAACTCgccaaagaaatgtgttttatgacaACGAGTCACAACGACGAGTTCAGAGATGTGTCTTACCTCTGTTCTGCACTGGCGTCCTGACTATCATTCTGGGTTAAGTGGTAGGTACGTCGATGGTATGGCGACGACATGTGTCGGTCCTTCATTTCGTCCCTCGAGctgtgagaaacagagaaacgctatttaaaaataaaaaataaaaggaaaataaaagtgCCTGTCATTGCGAGTGCGCGCATGTGAGATGGAAAGAGACCGATTCCTACCAGTCACCCAGGCCATTGTCCCGCAGGCTGTTGCGTGTCTCCCGTGTGATGTCTGGAGCTGCAGGCCAGGGGTGGCTCACGTTGTTGTCTGAGGACCCAGCGGCGGCATTCTCCTGAGACAGGGCGTTCTCCAGTAACGAAGGGGTGTTGCTGAGCCTCTGCTCGGCCTCCACGGCTCCCGCTCCGGCACCCAGCTCCAGGGGCAGGTGGCCGTGGTCAGAGCTGTTCTGGTTCCGCGGAGAGAGGTGGTGAAGGGCTGAGGCTGCAGAGGCCATGCTGTCCGCGTGGAGGGCTGGGAGAGGGTCTCGGGGATCAGCTCCGGACACACCCCCCAGGCCTCGCTGCAGGGTCTCGGAGGCTATCTCCGGGATGTCTTGGGACATGGCCGTAGAGGCGGACGAGATGACATCCGGAGAGCGCGCCCGGGTAGGAGAGGCTTGCTGGATCAGTATGGGCTCAATGACCTGAGGGTCCAGTGAGAGGGGGGGGTTTGGAGAGGAAAGGACCTGTAGGGGGCGGAGGGGGTAGGTGAGGGGGAACATGAGCGTATGAGGAGTGGTTTCTTGTGGAATAGGGTACATCTTTATGAGGCAGCAGTGAGGGCCAAAATGGAACAAGGAGTAAGGAGGGTGTCACATACAATGGAGAGGGACGAGAGGTCTGGTAAGTTGACATTAACACACGCCACTCTGGCCCCTCAGACTCTACAACAGTGCGGCTCAACTCAATGTGTGAAATGATCAAGGACTGTCTGCGTTTCAACATGTCACACGCACGGGATTAAGCAGGTTCAAAGAGCACACCTTCCCAACAACTACACGGCAACCGTGCGTGCGGCCTACCGGCATGTTGTCGCCCAGCCCGGAGATGAGAATGGAGCTGGCTCTGGGACTGCTGGTGCTGGCACTAAGAGTCaggctgctgttgctgctgctctCCACAGACATCTTGGGGCTCTGGGTGGGCTCCTCGCCTCCCCTGCAGACAATGACATCGCTGGAGTCAGGGACATAAAGCCGCAAGTTCTTTCGCCTGCTCGTTCAACACCGTTCCACAGTATCGCCCTCATGTCCCCCCCCTCGGAGTTGACCTACCTGGCGCCACTTTCAGAGTTGCTGCTCATGGCTGTCACTATGGTCAGGCTGCTGGCGCTGCTGGCCGGGGAGGCTGGTacctggggagggagggagggagcgaagGGGGAGGGTGAAGACCCAGCGGCCTGCATCATGATATTCACCACTGATTGGACCGAGCATGATAGTCAGTGGGTCGGACTGTAACTTACCGAAGCACTGGGGGTCATGAACGCGTCAGGGGTCATGAGCTTGGGCATGGCAGCCGCGCCGGAGGGCGTCAGGAAGTCGGCAGGAGCAGGGAGTGCGGAAATCTTGCAAAGATCGTTTTGGGAGCCACAGCCGGACTCCTTGTCAGAGCTCAAACCTTCCACGCTCATGTCCGTCAGGTTATCGGAAAAACCTAGAAACACAGAAGAATTGGAACACGTGACATTCTGAGATAATGCTTTGAAAAACTCTTCGCGAACGAGCCCAACGGTTTTGTTTCACAACGACTAGCGGTTTTCCTAACTCACCATAACCATCGTTTGAGTCAGAGTGAGGCAGGAACATGGAGGTACTCGTGCCGAAGTTTGGCTGAAACCAGATTTGCACGTCTTGAAGAGACCTGCGGGCAGAGCAGTAAACAATGACGCGGTTGTAAGACAAGGCACTAAATATTGATTACAGTATGTAGCTATACAATTTCAATGCAGAGCGTCCTTGAGTAAATATAATCGACCCTGAAAGACACTCACTTCGTGTGAACACAGTATAGCTTGATTTGGATCCCAGCTCTGGACTCCAATGGTCCCTGATTGCCTTCTGGAGatggaagaaaaacacaaaacatgaacCAAGACGTTCCCAATGATTATTCAGGGCCAGACTAGCCCATTGTTAAATCAACAGGCCTGCCAACCTTGAATTTAAATGAGTACTACTTTAGCCCAGTAGCTGCAGTCTCAAGGTTTTACAGAATATTTCAGCCTATAGGCTACAATTTTGGAAACAGATGCATCTGAATTTCATGAGGTCGTATACAATGAAATAACTGCAATAAGGAACCTAACATTTACTTACTATTCACCACCTCTTTAGGCCTTGGCCTAAGTAAAGGTGACTGTAAGGAACACCACAAATTTCATTTTTTACTGGTTTAAAAAGACAATACGGTGCAGTGAAAATATTGCCTGCTAAACTGAGTATACGTTCAGATGGATTGCCTGTTGCACAGTACTATCAGGGGACATTCACAGTATGTTGCAAAGGGTTTACCCAAATAATcaagatgaaacaacaacacactCGATTAGGAGCCTAAAGAGCCCTATTTGTTTCTTTCTTAAAATGTAACTAACCTCATAACTGATGACTTATGTAGTAAAATGCACAGCCCTGTCAAGTCCAAAAGTTTTCCATTAtttgtttcaaatgtaatttatacCAGGAATGGCATATAAATTGTCTAGGTTCATAGATGATCATTTTGTTTGCGGCCTTTCTAACAAGTTAACTGACATCCATAACTTCAGCCCCTTCTAAGTCCTCATTCCCAACAATATAACACCCAGTGCACACAGCCTTTACATGAATAAAACAGACACCGTGGCCTCGGCCAGTCCGGCGGTGTAAGACACAGCCTCCGGCACAAACACACTGCAGCGTGGACGGGCAAAAACAGCGCGAGACTGGCCGAAGCCAACCAATACCAGGCGCGGGTGCACATGAGGACATGGCAGCGGGGTTATTtctaacaaggcattttcgccagAGCCTTGCTTCATATCAACCATAGCCCGGCATCTGCATAGGCAAAGGGAGCCAACGCTAGTCAGAACGCTTCCAAGCCGGGAGGTCCAGGTGAGGCGGCGGCGACGGGAAACCTACCTGCAGTCATGCTCTCACTCTCCTCGTCTTGGGGGAGGACCTCGGTGTGGCGCAGGCGACTGTGGCTGACATCCTGAACACCAAAGCTGAGCACCGGGTGAGTGAGCAGGAACTCCGACACGGCAGTGAAGCCGGCCCGGCCCTTGTCCTGGTCTTGAGACAACTCCATCACATACAACACCTAGAGGGGGGACGGACCAAATCCAAAGGCTGTCACTCAAACCACTAACATCCAATGAGACGGGTGGAAGTCAGAGAGCGAGCAGGACAGAGGTTACCCGGACCTTCCTCTGTACGTCGCTGAGGATGAGGCACTCTGCAGACAAGTCCAGGCTGGCCTTCAAACTGGGCAGGACGGAGGAGTTGAACGGGTCGGGGGAAAACCTTGAGAAGGTGGTCACAAGCTCACGTTAAAACAGGTCCGGTAATAAAAAGGTATAAATGATAGACATTTGGAAGCATGGAAGGACAGCAACAAAATGGATAAGTGTGAGACCTGATGGTCTGAAGGCAGGTCCACGACACCGTGCACCACATCTTCAACTCCTGGTTCTGATTAGCTCCAGTAATCAGGAAGCGCCAGAAGGGAACCCTAGAAGGGTAAAATGATAGAGTAAAATTGAAAAGAAATCGCAACTTCTCAATGTTACTGAAGAGAAAGTGGCACTGACACCATGGGGCAATGCTGTTAAGATGGCACTACTTGCATTTACCCAGTTCTGTTTAACAAAGAGGATATTTTCACCTGAGAATGAACCCCTACTTGTCACATCCCCAAATCCTCCCAACACCTATTGAGGTAAAGAGTCCAGCACAGGTAGGAAACAGTTTGTACTTACTCTGGGTCCTGTTTCTTGTGGTTGTCACAGAACAGCAGGCAGGAGAGGGGGCCCCCGTTGTGAGGCTGCCACTCATGCAGACATCTGTGGAAGAAGCCGGGGAGAGGACTTCACAAAGGAAAGTCAAAGTAACCATGGAGATACAGATGGAAAGGAATTGCAAGAAACAGATGGAATTTTTAAGAACAGAATTTAACATAAAGAAACTAAGTAATACAGGGTAAAAGTCTACCTTGGCTGGTCCTGTCCTTCTATATAGATTTGCCAGAACTTTACATATCCGTCATGACTGGCTGTGGCCAGGACTGTCCCGTCTGGAGACAGTGCACCTTCACTGACACGctggaggaaaacagaaacatacCAAACTGAacatataaaacacacagcctgtgTAAAAAAGGCAGACATACCACAGGACGAGATAAGCGCTTTCCTAACTGGAACCAAACAATGTGACAACTGAAACACACATGACCTACCTCTGTATGACCTTTAATGGTTATAACTCCCTCCTTGAGGTCAGTGGCATCTACTGGCCAGGTGCTGTTGTTGCTGCGAAGATTCTCCAGATCCCACACTTCAacctgaggagaggagagagggtgagtgaTTTCAGATAGGAACAAAAGAGCACCAAAGGGAGGAGCAGGTGGAATTGATTGTAAAACAGTCTGGAAAATAAAGTGGTCTAAGCAGGACATATTCACCCGGTCTTCATGCAACAAGGCCAGGTTCTGGCTGGCCTCCTCAGGGTTCTCATCATTGTCATCTTGGATGAAGGGACACCAGATCAGTCTCCGATTGGAGTTCAGAGGCGTATCTTCAGGCCTCCGGATATGGATGACCACTTGATCACTGAGGGGCATGGGAGTTAAGGAAGCGGAAACAGGTCCAAGCTCCATTATTTTGTTCGGAAGTGGGGGTGGTCCGGCTAATGGATAACGTGGCGCATATTCCTACCATTTCTACAGTTCATACTGCCTACAACGAATGGGAATTTTCTGGATAGTGAACCGTAAAAGGAGATGTATGGCAACACAACGTTCCCACGGAGAAAGCATTGGAAATCAGGGATATCGATTAAACTCATGCCTCGATCTCACGTTTGCATaacaatacattaaaaaatctaaaaacgAATTCTGACAATCTGACAGCTCAAAACCGGTTACATAAGTATTGTGACATGAAGGagtaagggagggagggacggaggtGTAGTTCTTAGGAAAGGCAAAGAGGAAAAAGGTAGAACAAAGAGGATACTGGATTTTGCTGCTGTGGCAGGTGAGCCTCCAGATGACCAGGTTGCCAGCCTCGTCGACACATCCCAGATGTGTGGAGTCCAGATGTGCGAAGGCCAGGTCTGTGACGGCACCAGTGAAGCCCTTCAACAGGGTGCGCTCTGCCGAGCCCAGGCTTAACACACGGATCATCGCTTGGTTGTTTGCTCCtgcacacaataaaaaaaaaaagattttaaagCCATCTTTCGTGACAATAAATATTAATCTGGATCTCTTGGTTTCACATGAAGAGCAGAGTTCAATACACAATGGGTCCAAGGCATAGTGCAGTACTTGGGAAAAGCAAATCATTATTTCTTGTGTTTTATGGTTACATTTAAAATTCTCTCACCACTATTAATTAATATGATCTAGAACTGTTAAACTGTAAGTCGCTAGCTGATAGTACTAAATCCTCCTTGCTCATTTTCAAGAGGCAAATGTAAGCGTCAGTCTTATGGTCGCCAAAAACAAAGAATAATGCAGAACACAAGAATTCTGTGGTTATTTCAGGAACACCGCTCAACTGATCATTGTACCTAGGTGTAGATATAGATTTTCTTTGGAGATCCTTGTGTCTGGCAACATTTGGAACAATAAACAGCTGTTAGCCAGGCTTTGTTTGACTTGACTTTTTGGCCCTGGCGGAGACATGGATCACCTAAAAACATTCTGCTACTCCAGCTGCCCTCTGTTCGTCAAGTTTTGTTCTAGTCAGAAAACGTCTGGTACTGGTGGTGGTAGCCTAGCTAGTAATATCACCAAAGTAGAGACGTTTTCCCTTCTCACCCCTCTGACTGTCCCCTCATGAGTTCCAAGATATCAATGGCATTTGCCCATTTAAGCTCAATATGAACCTAATCTATCATCTTGATTCCACACTCACCTCGGATGGCATATGCCAGGTATGAGTTAGAGACTGCAATCAGGTTGCCGTAGTAATATTTGTGCTCCCAGTCATACTTGGCGACAGGCTGGATTTTTACCTGCAATGCAATATAAGAGTCTAAATGAGAATCTGCATACAAGAGACATACCAACATTGAATGAAGAAGACTGTACTGGACAGGATGAGGACCCACATCCAATGAATGGCAGTGAACTAAGACAGCTTAGTAAAGAATTGCTATGCGATCACAGCAAGACAGCTGGAGAAAGTGTGCAACAGATCCATATGCAATAGCGTGTTAAAAGCATTATGGtcacaatatattttacataatacATCAGGCCACCAATTTGCAACGAGTTGGAAGATTTTgttgaaaatattgtttgaaagctgaaggttTTCTTCATACAgcgcattcagaaagtattcagactactTCATCTGAGCACAAATAaaaagtctgaatacttacCAAAGTGatatttttgctttttcatttgcataaatcacaaaatgtttgcttttgcattgctttttgtttatattgatgTGAATTTGTTTATAGTATAAGGCTGTAACAAAGTGAAAAACATtaaggtgtctgaatacttcgAAAATGCAAAGCACATATGTCAAATCAAAtttaatttataaagccttttttatacAAGCGGTTGTCAGAAAGTGCATATACAGACATTCAGTCCAGAAATCCCAAagaagcaacagcaacaattgATTTAGATGATATTGATTAGCCACATCCATAAAGCTATTCCCTTTCATTCCACGTGTACAGGAAATCATCAACGCATGTTTGCTTTGACTTTCAGATAAAAGCCAACAATGAGACCTTCACATTCTCTAGTAGAATTTAAACCAACACACTCCCAACATACTCTTGACATACACAGA is a window of Esox lucius isolate fEsoLuc1 chromosome 19, fEsoLuc1.pri, whole genome shotgun sequence DNA encoding:
- the edc4 gene encoding enhancer of mRNA-decapping protein 4 isoform X4 — its product is MASNSNIDIEGATQHLRDILKLDRPANNVDSSPCENQRKTSYNGEFNGLLGADILGAGDRSAMAESTGPNSENINSQECQIICLSGDDGSTCIPITSNNVEIVASRDSSIDSKARGSNKVKIQPVAKYDWEHKYYYGNLIAVSNSYLAYAIRGANNQAMIRVLSLGSAERTLLKGFTGAVTDLAFAHLDSTHLGCVDEAGNLVIWRLTCHSSKIHDQVVIHIRRPEDTPLNSNRRLIWCPFIQDDNDENPEEASQNLALLHEDRVEVWDLENLRSNNSTWPVDATDLKEGVITIKGHTERVSEGALSPDGTVLATASHDGYVKFWQIYIEGQDQPRCLHEWQPHNGGPLSCLLFCDNHKKQDPEVPFWRFLITGANQNQELKMWCTVSWTCLQTIRFSPDPFNSSVLPSLKASLDLSAECLILSDVQRKVLYVMELSQDQDKGRAGFTAVSEFLLTHPVLSFGVQDVSHSRLRHTEVLPQDEESESMTAEGNQGPLESRAGIQIKLYCVHTKSLQDVQIWFQPNFGTSTSMFLPHSDSNDGYGFSDNLTDMSVEGLSSDKESGCGSQNDLCKISALPAPADFLTPSGAAAMPKLMTPDAFMTPSASVPASPASSASSLTIVTAMSSNSESGARGGEEPTQSPKMSVESSSNSSLTLSASTSSPRASSILISGLGDNMPVLSSPNPPLSLDPQVIEPILIQQASPTRARSPDVISSASTAMSQDIPEIASETLQRGLGGVSGADPRDPLPALHADSMASAASALHHLSPRNQNSSDHGHLPLELGAGAGAVEAEQRLSNTPSLLENALSQENAAAGSSDNNVSHPWPAAPDITRETRNSLRDNGLGDCSRDEMKDRHMSSPYHRRTYHLTQNDSQDASAEQSDHDDEVASLASSSGNCGTRSSSHRLPVKEWKSSPRGSPKLKRKSKKDEGDVSQSRQPEHHHHHHQPVNPEAQEELLMLLRNQQRGLEELRQSQLELLQRVTGHMDTVQSFILARVEHVMVSQQEHEQRRMERILTEDHSRNQQLQEHLSQQLAQTLSNTLCTRLDKTLREEMKKTVPPTITKSLEPVTAQMSNTIAAKLTAVEAALKENVSKVVKSKNTTDAIGRAAAEAMQGPIQAAYKDAFQSIVLPVFERGCQSMFQQINDSFKQGTHEYIQQLETHVKNRKQHEQDTRDPMIAQLQQMIDAFQKSTDQLAATVTASVRSEVQHQLHMTVGNLQDSILTQVQRIVKGEVSLAMKEQQAAVTSSIMQAMRSAASTPVPTAHLDYQAQQASILQLLQQGQLNQAFQQALSASDLNLVLYVCETMDSQQVFGQHPCPLIQPVLLSLIQQLSTNLATRTELKISYLEDAVMNLDHGDPVTRDHMSAVLSQVRQKLFQFLQQDPHSTLSKRARRLMMMLQGLVNH
- the edc4 gene encoding enhancer of mRNA-decapping protein 4 isoform X2, with the translated sequence MASNSNIDIEGATQHLRDILKLDRPANNVDSSPCENQRKTSYNGEFNGLLGADILGAGDRSAMAESTGPNSENINSQECQIICLSGDDGSTCIPITSNNVEIVASRDSSIDSKARGSNKVKIQPVAKYDWEHKYYYGNLIAVSNSYLAYAIRGANNQAMIRVLSLGSAERTLLKGFTGAVTDLAFAHLDSTHLGCVDEAGNLVIWRLTCHSSKIHDQVVIHIRRPEDTPLNSNRRLIWCPFIQDDNDENPEEASQNLALLHEDRVEVWDLENLRSNNSTWPVDATDLKEGVITIKGHTERVSEGALSPDGTVLATASHDGYVKFWQIYIEGQDQPSPLPGFFHRCLHEWQPHNGGPLSCLLFCDNHKKQDPEVPFWRFLITGANQNQELKMWCTVSWTCLQTIRFSPDPFNSSVLPSLKASLDLSAECLILSDVQRKVLYVMELSQDQDKGRAGFTAVSEFLLTHPVLSFGVQDVSHSRLRHTEVLPQDEESESMTAEGNQGPLESRAGIQIKLYCVHTKSLQDVQIWFQPNFGTSTSMFLPHSDSNDGYGFSDNLTDMSVEGLSSDKESGCGSQNDLCKISALPAPADFLTPSGAAAMPKLMTPDAFMTPSASVPASPASSASSLTIVTAMSSNSESGARGGEEPTQSPKMSVESSSNSSLTLSASTSSPRASSILISGLGDNMPVLSSPNPPLSLDPQVIEPILIQQASPTRARSPDVISSASTAMSQDIPEIASETLQRGLGGVSGADPRDPLPALHADSMASAASALHHLSPRNQNSSDHGHLPLELGAGAGAVEAEQRLSNTPSLLENALSQENAAAGSSDNNVSHPWPAAPDITRETRNSLRDNGLGDCSRDEMKDRHMSSPYHRRTYHLTQNDSQDASAEQSDHDDEVASLASSSGNCGTRSSSHRLPVKEWKSSPRGSPKLKRKSKKDEGDVSQSRQPEHHHHHHQPVNPEAQEELLMLLRNQQRGLEELRQSQLELLQRVTGHMDTVQSFILARVEHVMVSQQEHEQRRMERILTEDHSRNQQLQEHLSQQLAQTLSNTLCTRLDKTLREEMKKTVPPTITKSLEPVTAQMSNTIAAKLTAVEAALKENVSKVVKSKNTTDAIGRAAAEAMQGPIQAAYKDAFQSIVLPVFERGCQSMFQQINDSFKQGTHEYIQQLETHVKNRKQHEQDTRDPMIAQLQQMIDAFQKSTDQLAATVTASVRSEVQHQLHMTVGNLQDSILTQVQRIVKGEVSLAMKEQQAAVTSSIMQAMRSAASTPVPTAHLDYQAQQASILQLLQQGQLNQAFQQALSASDLNLVLYVCETMDSQQVFGQHPCPLIQPVLLSLIQQLSTNLATRTELKISYLEDAVMNLDHGDPVTRDHMSAVLSQVRQKLFQFLQQDPHSTLSKRARRLMMMLQGLVNH